aatgttattattttggtCTAGGCATGAAtatgaaatttcaatatttGGACAATTAGCTTAGCCACAGCAGTCAATCGTGTGCTATAGCGGTGTTGCAGAGCGTTGTGGCTTTGGCTGCTTAGTGGGAGCCCTGTCACACGACTCACACCACAGTTTGCTGTCACACCTGGAGTGGTGTGAATTGCGGCTGCTATCGTGGCCATCACAACCGCCACTGACTCAGACAAAACCCCTTTTTTGTTCCTCTTGAATAACGATGTTTGGTGCTATTGAAGGGGGTAATCTTTGGATTTCGCCCATCTTTATTTCATCTGACCCTATTTTCCCATTCTCACTCTTTTCAAAGGCTAAACGATGCCAGTCTCTTCTCTCGGTGACACAAACTATCTGACCTACAGCTCCCAGCTGCATGTGTGGCCAACCCATGGCACTCCAATGGAGTTTCTGACCAATCCATAACACTCTGGTGGAGTTTCCGGCCAACCCATAGCACTGCAGTGGGGTTTCTGTCCAACCCACACTCTGGAACATTGTTGTCTGGTGTCTCTCTATTCACATCCTTCGGGGTGTGTTCTGTTCATGTCAAAGGGGTtctatgtttttgttttatatttctttcaGTGTTGTGTTTAGATAGGTAACCTAGcgtacttttttctttgtttttcttttatatataacttGACTTTTATTATTAAGTTCTATGTTTGCTGTAAAATTATGacttttaattatgattatgaatatGCCTTTATTTAtgggaatttatttatttttcagcaTTTAtacatatgtaaaataaattatttagtttatatctGGAAATTTCTTAATAGAGGTCATCCCACTATCACACTATTGTGGTTTTGGGGTCAGCTGCTCCATGCTGCTATCTGGAATTGATAACTATGAGCTTAGCAAGATATAGCTATTTATCTGATTATTCAATATATAAGCTGCCCTTGTAAAATTGTTGGCATGCTGGGCTGTACAGTTTTACCAAGGAATTGCCTAGGGGAAAAATACTGAGTTACTGCTTGAAGTTTATAGTTTGTGAAACTCTCTTTGCAGACCCAGTTAATTAAGGCGAGAGagcaacaacagcagcagcagcagccacAACCTCAGCAGTCGCAACAtcaacaacagcagcagcagcaacaacagcaacaacaacagcaacacaTGCAGATGCAACAAATCCTTTTACAGAGGGCtcagcagcaacaacagcagcagcagcagcagcagcagcagcaaccaCAACAGCAGCAGCTGCAGCAACCACAGCTGCAACATCAGCAGCAGCCACCACAGCAACAACAGGGTAGGGATAGGGCTCATCTCTTAAATGGTGGTACGAATGGGTTAGTTGGAAACCCTGGCACGGCAAATGCACTAGCAACAAAGATGTATGAGGAAAGGTTAAAATTGCCCCTTCAAAGGGACTCTTTGGAAGATGCAGCAATGAAGGTTGGGAGATATTCTGGTTGCCTAATTATAAAGAtgaactactttttttttgttatatgtaTTCATAACTATCTTATGGTATTTTGTACAGCAAAGATATGGAGACCAACTCTTAGACCCAAATCATGCCTCAATATTGAAGTCATCTGCAGCTACTGGCCAGCCTTCAGGGTATTCTTTAGAACTTAGCTTTTATCACTTTTTGTTGAAGTCTTTAAATTGGTATAATTTACAATATATGCTTGAAACATAAGGTAGTTATGCTTGTGGCTGTGGCTGAGTAAAAGCTTTCTATaaacaaaagagagaaaaacttctaAATAGAAAATGAGGAAGTTGATAATATTCAACCCAACTAAAAACGGTTACAACTCTAGTATATATGGTAGAGCTAGGGCGCTGTTATTACAACTGTCAACTAGTTGAGTTAACTATAAAGGCTAACTATGCTAGactgaaataaaagaaaggagtAATTCTACTCTTCTACTCTAATACCCCTGGCAAGCTCTTGAGGGGTTGACAAAATCTTTGTTACCACTCTGAGCTTGTCCCTAAACAGAGTAAAATTAGATGGGGTAAGAGATTTAGTGAATGTCTGCATATTGATCAATATTCAATAGTAGGAACATGAACCACTTGAATTCTCTTCTCCAGAACTTTTTCTCCGACAAAAGACAAGTCCAGGtccatgtgcttggttctggaATGCAGAACTGGGTTGTGAGCTAAGGCAACTGTGCTCATGTTGTCACAAAAAACACGGGTGTAGTGTGTTTGACCTGTAATTCAAAAAGCAAAGTCTGAATCCAGGTCACTTCAGCAGTAGCGAGAGCCAAGCTTCTATACTCTGCTTCTGTACTAGATCGAGCCACAACTTTCTGCTTCATAGACCACCAGGGCACAAGATTAGGTCCTAGAAAAATAACAGCCCCTGATGTTGATCTTCTATCATCAGGATCTGAAGCCCAGCCAGCATCACAGTAGGCTTGGACAGAGACATTTGGGGAGTTTGAAGGCTGAAGTCTGAGACCAGGGTTGAGAGTGCCATTCAAGTATCTGAGAATTCTCTTAACAGCAATCCAGTGTTGTTCAGAAGGATCTGACATAAATTGGCAGACCTTGTTAACAGAAAAACTGATTTCAGGTCTTGTTATAGTGGGCATACTGCAATGCTCCAACCACTGAAAGATATAGAGTAGGATCTGAGAATCTCTCTGAACCAAACTTGGACAGTTTGCACCCTCCAACCATAGGAGAAGCAATAGGACTTGCTTCATCCATCTTTGTTTTAGCAAGAAGATCTCTAAATGTGTAGTTTATATTGAACCCATGCCCATTACCAATAGTAATCTGATCAGGCACTTCAAAATGTGTAAGTTGCTGTATGTTCTGAGAAACATTAGTAACATGATGTGAGGCACCCGAATCTGGATACCTAGAACTTGAGAATTTGAAGGTGCTGAACCAGCAGTAGCGCAATGTTGGCTTTGGGGGAATAGGTGCTTCCACATAAGGTTGCATTTGTGGGTAAAAGTATGGAAAGGGAGCCATAACAGGCATATATTGCAGAGCAGAGGAAACTTGTGTTGGGACTTGTGTTGAAACTTGCTGTGCTGGAATTTGTTGTGTTGAAGTGGTAGTGGACTGTGCGTTTGTGCTTAGCATAGACCATTGGCTGTGTAGGAACATAATTTTCATCATAGCGATAGTAGCAATGTGAAGCTTCATGACCATATTTATGACAAACTTGGCATTGGATATTGGCAAGCCTACCACGGCCACTGCCACGGCCATCCCCCCTACCAAAATTGTTGTTGCGACCTACATTGCGTTCACCATAACCATGGCCACTACCTAGGCCAGAGTTAAAAAACTGATTGCCACTATTTGAGTCATTGGAATTATTATAATTCCCTTGAGTAAAATGAGCTTGGGCATAAAAAACTGAGTATTTGAACTAGCATTAGAGGAATTTGGTAAAATTTTCACAGTATTAGGAGCTGGAACCATcagtgaatcatcgcattcaagcaggatggatgaaatggagaaaagcatcgggggtgttatgtgatgcaaaggtaccgatcaagctaaagggaaagttttatcggactgcggtaagaccggcgattttgtacggaacagaatgttgggcggtcaagagccaacatgagaataaagtaggtgtagcggagatgaggatgttgcggtggatgtgtggtaagactcgacaggataaaattagaaacgaagctattagagagagggttggagtagcgcctattgtagagaagatggtggaaaatagacttaggtggtttgggcatgtagagagaagaccggtagactctgtagtgaggagagtagaccagatggagagaaggcaaacaattcgaggcagaggaagacccaaaaagactataagagaggttatcaaaaaagatctcgaacttaatgatttggatagaagtatggtacttgatagaacattatggcggaagttgatccatgtagccgaccccacctagtgggataaggcgttgttgttgttgttgttgtaggaGCTGGAACCACTGATTTAGGAACCTGGACTGCTTGAATAGGTTGAACAGAACTGTCTGAAGATGAAGCTCCTTGAGTCAAATTAACAGTAACTGAggaattctttttataaaacttatcaAGCCTAGCTTCATGACCTAACATCAGAGTTTTGACCTCATCAATGGAAAGAGGTTCAAACTTACTGCATATCAAAGACACAGTGGACTCATTCATGAGGTAGCCCTTCAAAAATCACATCAAGATGCTCATTCGAGGAAACCAACACTCCAATCAAACCAAGGGAATCAACTAGAGTCTGAATCTGAAGCAAATAATCAGATCTGACCTACTTTCCAATTACATACTGTGAAGCTCAGTCCTTAGTTGGTGTATTTTTGCACGAACATGGAGCGAAAGAGAGAGTGGAGCCTATCCCAAAGATGCCATGCAGTTCGACAGCCGATCAACCTTGGAAGTACCTCTGcagaaattgtagattgaagctaGGGTAACAAGAGTTGATCTTGTGATTCCCAAGCAAGGTACTCTGGAGAAGAAATTCCAAGATTGCGATCAACAAGGGTTTGGAATCTCGGAGGAATTGTCAGGTTGACAAGGAAATGATGAAGACGATGTACTTTCAGCACTGGCTCTACTTGCTGGCACCAAAACAAGTAGTTGGAATTTGTCAACTTCGCAGAAATTGAATGCGAGAAGGAAGTAGAGGATTGCGGCGATGGTGTCACACCGGTTGCACTAGTCGGAGTAGTCGTCAGAATCGGCTGTGGAATTGGTGTCGCCATTGGTAACACTGTTTGGATTGGTGTTGCAGAAACAGGAATCTCTGTCGCATTCCCCGTCACATTCACCGGAATAGAAGAATCAACCACTGGAGTTGAAgttggtggtggaggaggaggaggatcaGAATTGTTGATTGCAGAAGCCATTGTTAATCCTTAAGATTGAACAAAGCTCTGAGATGCCATAGAAGCTTTCTATaaatgaaagagagagaatCTTCTAAACAGAAAATGAGGAAGTTGATAATATTCAACTCAACTGAAAAACGGTTACAACTATAGTATATATGCTAGAGCTAGGACAGCTGTACACAGCTGTTATTACAACTTTCAACTAACCCAGGGTTAGTTGAGTTAACTGTAATAGACTGAGATAAAAGAAAGGAGTAATTCTACTCTACTACTCCAATACTGAGCTAATTTAAGTTTGATCTGAAATAACATGAATTGAAGCTTACTTCATCAATGTGAGAAAAAAAGGGGATCTTGTATGGTAAACAATGTAGAAGCCTGATTGTCTTCTCTGGATGGTAGGGTAGGGGCAGGAGCTGCAGTAGTTCATTTGAAATGGGTCTACTCCTTCCATGACCTTGAAGAATTAATAGTTATTTGcttctttatttttagttttttaagtttttgaaaTATCTATTTGGCATTCCACTAATTATATTAGCATCTGGTATTCTTTAATCTGGTATTCTTTAATCTTTATAGCTATGGATGTTGACTTTGTTAGCACTaaatttcttgatttcaggCAAGTTTTGCATGGTGCTGCTGGTGCAATGTCTTCACAAGTTCAAGCTCGTAGTCAGCAATTACCAGGATCTACTCCTGTATGCTTGTGTTCTTAATTTAAACTCATTACCTCTTATTGCATTTCTTATGAGCTGTTTGTCCTTGACTTGGCTAATCAGGATATAAAGAGTGAGATCAATCCTGTTTTAAATCCCAGAGCTGCAGCTCCTGAAGGATCATTGATAGCAATGCCTGGTATTCTTTCAACATGTCCTTACTCTAATGTAACTGGTTTGTTATATTACTTTGGAAGCTGGTTTGCAAGCATTTGTTGGGGGGTTTGTTTTCCATCTAGTTGGTTCATTACAATTTATTCATCACCCTGTTGGATGAGTATATTTTGGGAATTTATGTTAAACTGTTATGATGTTTTATCATTACTCTTGCACACAGATTGAGTGAACAGGTGGTTTTTTGTGTCAGGTTCGAATCAAGGTAGCAATAATTTGACTCTGAAAGGGTGGCCGCTCACAGTgagtattctttttattttaatgttcatTTTGAATTAAATGTTACTGGTAGTGGATAAAATCATGTGTTCCTAAACATTTTAAACTTGAGAGCTTGTTCTGATGTTGTACATGGGAATTTAACCTACGATCTTTTACCCTAATCATATCCCATTTGTACTGCTTTAGCCATTATCAAGTGGCAGAAGTAGCCTTCCTTGAAAACCCTGGAAAACGTCCCTCATCTTATAGAAATAGTGGTCTCATATCTGAAGTCTCTAGCAATCACCCTGCCTACTTTGTGATTCCAACATCATTTAATGATAAAACTAAATAGTTGAGTTATTATGCTTCTCTATTTACCTTTTTTCTATTCCTTATTAGGGCTTGGAGCAACTACGTTCTGGTCTACTCCAGCAACAAAAACCTCCTTTCATACAGTCTCCTCAGCCATTTCATCAACTTCCAATGTTGACACCACAGCATCAGCAACAACTAATGCTAGCACAACAAAATTTGGCATCTCCATCTGCAAGTGATGATAATAGAAGACTCAGAATGCTGCTGAATAATAGGAATATCGGTGTAACTAAGGATGGTCTTTCAAACCCTGTTGGTGATATAGTATCAAATCTTGGATCACCTCTTCAAGCAGGTGGCCCTGCTTTTCCACGTAGTGATACAGATATGCTAATGAAGGTGCTTGTTCTCTTGTAATTTATCTTTTCATCGTCTTTATGGTTCttgcattattttttcaagTGTCCTATTTATAATTCCTTGTAGTTGCTACAAGTGTCTTGAGTTACATCTtctgaatgtttttgtttgagtAGTTGAAACTGGCGCAATTACAACATCAACAGCAGAATGCCAATCCACAACAGCAGCAACTGCAACAGCATACTCTTTCGAATCAGCAATCTCAGACTTCAAATCATAGCATGCATCAACAAGATAAAATGGGGGGAGGTGGTGGCAGTGTCAATGTGGATGGTAGCATGTCAAACTCCTTTAGAGGCAATGATCAGGTCAGTCCTTTTATGGTTGCCACAACCACATGCATATTTGAGAAATTTAGCTGTGGATAATTTTTCTATTATCTTATGGAATCATTAGGGCAATACaccaatatatatattctgACCTGTAAAATAATGCATAACTATTGAGTCAGTGATTTTCTGATGTATGCAATTAGGTTCTCTTTGTTAAATATATTGGAATAGCCATTCATTATACTGAATTTTGTAATCTGATATGCAGTTGCTCCATTAAAAAAACCCTATACCTTTTCCTTTGATATATCATTGTTAAAACTAGAAGTCACATGGAGTTTATAATCTCCTTTGTTCTACTTTCTGCCTCTGGCTGTCTATATGTAAGTCTGCATGTGTCTTACCTGTCATGGTTGATAATTtgatatctttaattttatggttattgttattgtattttctcataattttgAACACTACATattgattttgagaattttaCTGCAATGCGATTTGGAAGCAGTTTGGAAATCCATAAGGGATAGTGAATTTGTTTACTTATTACTGAATTGGTTTAGTACAAgtattatacatataatttctTTAACCTCAAGTTTTCTAAACTTGAGTAGTTAGAAAAGGATTTTGTGAAGCTTTCTGATCAGATACGTGATGATCCATTGGTAAAGTGGTgacggaatttttttttttttttgtattttgaccCCTTTATGAAAGAAATGGCTGGTCAATTGTTTCAAGATTATAATTACTTATTTCTTATCTGTTAGATCACCTGAGCATTAATTTTTGTCCGAGTTTGGCAGACATTTGATCTGGTGTATGTTTATAATGCTGTTTAAAATAGGTTTCTAACATGGTTTCTTCTGAATGCACTTTTAAGGTTTCCAAAAACCAGACtgggagaaagagaaagcaGCCTGCATCTTCTGGTCCTGCCAATAGTTCTGGAACAGCTAATACAGCTGGTCCATCTCCAAGTTCAGCACCCTCAACTCCCTCAACACATACACCTGGTGATGTGATGTCAATGCCTGCTTTACCTCACAGTGGTAGTTCTTCAAAGCCATTAATGATGTTTAGTGCTGATGGCTCTGGAACTCTGACATCACCTTCAAACCAATTGGTAAGTGGCTCTTTCAATAGATGGAAGGAATAATAAATTCCTTGCATGTAGACTCATTGCCATTCCATTTTGGCAGTGGGATGATAAGGATCTTGAATTGCAGGCTGATGTGGACCGTTTTGTGGAGGATGGATCTCTTGATGATAATGTGGAGTCTTTTTTATCCCATGATGATACAGACCCTAGAGATACTGTTGGTCGTTGTATGGATGTAAGCAAAGGTGCAGTAaacaccaattttttttcaataaaatattctaGTGTGTGTACATGTTAAATTTTCCCTCGTTTGATGCAAGAAAAATGCATTTTCTCTTTATAGATAACTTGTTTGTTAGTGGTAGATTGTACATTGTAGTGAACTATGttacatataaatttatttacatgCCTTCACTCAACAACCTTTATGATAGTTGTTTCATGGCATAGTATCAAAGCCTTATTGTTCTCTGTTATTCTaagtaaaaagttaaatttcagCACAAGTTAGGTTGGGCCTAAGCATTGTCCATGCTTCAAACTTAGGATTCTTGCGTGTCAAAGCAGGTTAAGTTAAATATAAAGGCATTCATATGCTTTCATCCTACAACATAAgcttttgagatggtttttggttCATGACAATCTCAAACTACTAATCTTAAACAGTGATCGAAGACTCTTCATTAATGAATTATGAACGTTTCCCTTGTCAACAAATACActttagaatattaattttgtacGTATGCTTATCCTTTTTATGTGTGTTTGGGTAAGCAttgtcaaaattgatttttgaagtgatgtgatttatgtttggatgtttttattctaaaagCAAGTTAATAACAAaacttagtataatttttttgatccAATGCAAAAGCTACCTGAAGTGGCTTCAACATAGAATCAATTTTTCTTAGGATATGGGTTTGAGCCTAACTCAACTTCTAAAGCTAGCTCATAAGGTTAGGGTTGTCCCCCACTTATATACTATATCTTAGCACTATCTCTAGCCAATGCGAGATTTGGATTTTTTCCAATACACCCCCTCACGCCCAAGTACTTTTGGGCTTGGTGTGTGGATAATATGGTGGGTGGCTCGTTAATGGATCTAGGATAGGCTTTgatatcatcttagaatgtaagtttcagcctaactcaaccccaaaagctagctcataggGCAAGGGTTTTCCTCcacttatatattatatcttgGCACTATCTCTAGTTGA
The genomic region above belongs to Glycine max cultivar Williams 82 chromosome 14, Glycine_max_v4.0, whole genome shotgun sequence and contains:
- the LOC100779972 gene encoding transcriptional corepressor LEUNIG isoform X1, translating into MSQTNWEADKMLDVYIHDYLVKRDLKASAQAFQAEGKVSSDPVAIDAPGGFLFEWWSVFWDIFIARTNEKHSEVAASYIETQLIKAREQQQQQQQPQPQQSQHQQQQQQQQQQQQQQHMQMQQILLQRAQQQQQQQQQQQQQQPQQQQLQQPQLQHQQQPPQQQQGRDRAHLLNGGTNGLVGNPGTANALATKMYEERLKLPLQRDSLEDAAMKQRYGDQLLDPNHASILKSSAATGQPSGQVLHGAAGAMSSQVQARSQQLPGSTPDIKSEINPVLNPRAAAPEGSLIAMPGSNQGSNNLTLKGWPLTGLEQLRSGLLQQQKPPFIQSPQPFHQLPMLTPQHQQQLMLAQQNLASPSASDDNRRLRMLLNNRNIGVTKDGLSNPVGDIVSNLGSPLQAGGPAFPRSDTDMLMKLKLAQLQHQQQNANPQQQQLQQHTLSNQQSQTSNHSMHQQDKMGGGGGSVNVDGSMSNSFRGNDQVSKNQTGRKRKQPASSGPANSSGTANTAGPSPSSAPSTPSTHTPGDVMSMPALPHSGSSSKPLMMFSADGSGTLTSPSNQLWDDKDLELQADVDRFVEDGSLDDNVESFLSHDDTDPRDTVGRCMDVSKGFTFSEINSVRASTNKVVCCHFSSDGKLLASGGHDKKAVLWFTDSLKQKATLEEHAYLITDVRFSPSMPRLATSSYDKTVRVWDVENPGYSLRTFTGHSSSVMSLDFHPNKDDLICSCDVDGEIRYWSINNGSCARVSKGGTAQMRFQPRLGRYLAAAAENVVSILDVETQACRYSLKGHTKSIHSVCWDPSGEFLASVSEDSVRVWTLGSGSEGECVHELSCNGNKFHSCVFHPTYSSLLVVGCYQSLELWNMTENKTMTLSAHEGLIAALAVSTVNGLVASASHDKFVKLWK
- the LOC100779972 gene encoding transcriptional corepressor LEUNIG isoform X3, whose amino-acid sequence is MSQTNWEADKMLDVYIHDYLVKRDLKASAQAFQAEGKVSSDPVAIDAPGGFLFEWWSVFWDIFIARTNEKHSEVAASYIETQLIKAREQQQQQQQPQPQQSQHQQQQQQQQQQQQQQHMQMQQILLQRAQQQQQQQQQQQQQQPQQQQLQQPQLQHQQQPPQQQQGRDRAHLLNGGTNGLVGNPGTANALATKMYEERLKLPLQRDSLEDAAMKQRYGDQLLDPNHASILKSSAATGQPSGQVLHGAAGAMSSQVQARSQQLPGSTPDIKSEINPVLNPRAAAPEGSLIAMPGSNQGSNNLTLKGWPLTGLEQLRSGLLQQQKPPFIQSPQPFHQLPMLTPQHQQQLMLAQQNLASPSASDDNRRLRMLLNNRNIGVTKDGLSNPVGDIVSNLGSPLQAGGPAFPRSDTDMLMKLKLAQLQHQQQNANPQQQQLQQHTLSNQQSQTSNHSMHQQDKMGGGGGSVNVDGSMSNSFRGNDQVSKNQTGRKRKQPASSGPANSSGTANTAGPSPSSAPSTPSTHTPGDVMSMPALPHSGSSSKPLMMFSADGSGTLTSPSNQLADVDRFVEDGSLDDNVESFLSHDDTDPRDTVGRCMDVSKGFTFSEINSVRASTNKVVCCHFSSDGKLLASGGHDKKAVLWFTDSLKQKATLEEHAYLITDVRFSPSMPRLATSSYDKTVRVWDVENPGYSLRTFTGHSSSVMSLDFHPNKDDLICSCDVDGEIRYWSINNGSCARVSKGGTAQMRFQPRLGRYLAAAAENVVSILDVETQACRYSLKGHTKSIHSVCWDPSGEFLASVSEDSVRVWTLGSGSEGECVHELSCNGNKFHSCVFHPTYSSLLVVGCYQSLELWNMTENKTMTLSAHEGLIAALAVSTVNGLVASASHDKFVKLWK
- the LOC100779972 gene encoding transcriptional corepressor LEUNIG isoform X2, translating into MSQTNWEADKMLDVYIHDYLVKRDLKASAQAFQAEGKVSSDPVAIDAPGGFLFEWWSVFWDIFIARTNEKHSEVAASYIETQLIKAREQQQQQQQPQPQQSQHQQQQQQQQQQQQQQHMQMQQILLQRAQQQQQQQQQQQQQQPQQQQLQQPQLQHQQQPPQQQQGRDRAHLLNGGTNGLVGNPGTANALATKMYEERLKLPLQRDSLEDAAMKQRYGDQLLDPNHASILKSSAATGQPSGQVLHGAAGAMSSQVQARSQQLPGSTPDIKSEINPVLNPRAAAPEGSLIAMPGSNQGSNNLTLKGWPLTGLEQLRSGLLQQQKPPFIQSPQPFHQLPMLTPQHQQQLMLAQQNLASPSASDDNRRLRMLLNNRNIGVTKDGLSNPVGDIVSNLGSPLQAGGPAFPRSDTDMLMKLKLAQLQHQQQNANPQQQQLQQHTLSNQQSQTSNHSMHQQDKMGGGGGSVNVDGSMSNSFRGNDQTGRKRKQPASSGPANSSGTANTAGPSPSSAPSTPSTHTPGDVMSMPALPHSGSSSKPLMMFSADGSGTLTSPSNQLWDDKDLELQADVDRFVEDGSLDDNVESFLSHDDTDPRDTVGRCMDVSKGFTFSEINSVRASTNKVVCCHFSSDGKLLASGGHDKKAVLWFTDSLKQKATLEEHAYLITDVRFSPSMPRLATSSYDKTVRVWDVENPGYSLRTFTGHSSSVMSLDFHPNKDDLICSCDVDGEIRYWSINNGSCARVSKGGTAQMRFQPRLGRYLAAAAENVVSILDVETQACRYSLKGHTKSIHSVCWDPSGEFLASVSEDSVRVWTLGSGSEGECVHELSCNGNKFHSCVFHPTYSSLLVVGCYQSLELWNMTENKTMTLSAHEGLIAALAVSTVNGLVASASHDKFVKLWK